The Palleronia sp. THAF1 genome window below encodes:
- a CDS encoding response regulator transcription factor, with protein sequence MSRIALVDDDRNILTSVAMTLEAEGFEVETYNDGQQALDAFNKKLPDMAVFDIKMPRMDGMDLLQRVRQKTQMPVIFLTSKDDEIDEVLGLRMGADDYVKKPFSQRLLVERIRALLRRQEVIGGDEPTAAEAGQVMTRGQLNMDPARHSVSWKGRDVSLTVTEFLLLQALAQRPGFVKSRDQLMDVAYDDQVYVDDRTIDSHIKRLRKKMRSVDDEFSAIETLYGIGYRYNEE encoded by the coding sequence ATGTCGAGAATTGCTCTCGTCGACGACGACAGGAACATCCTGACGTCCGTCGCCATGACTCTTGAAGCCGAAGGCTTCGAGGTCGAAACCTACAATGACGGTCAGCAGGCGTTGGATGCGTTCAACAAGAAACTTCCGGACATGGCCGTGTTCGACATCAAGATGCCCCGGATGGATGGCATGGATCTGCTTCAGCGGGTCCGCCAGAAAACGCAGATGCCGGTGATCTTCCTGACCTCCAAGGACGATGAGATCGACGAAGTTCTCGGCCTTCGAATGGGCGCGGACGACTACGTCAAGAAACCGTTCAGCCAACGTTTGCTGGTCGAACGCATCCGCGCGCTGCTGCGGCGCCAGGAAGTCATCGGCGGTGATGAGCCCACGGCGGCAGAAGCCGGGCAGGTTATGACCCGTGGCCAGTTGAACATGGACCCCGCGCGCCACTCGGTCAGCTGGAAGGGCCGCGACGTGTCGCTGACTGTCACCGAGTTCCTGCTGTTGCAGGCGTTGGCGCAGCGACCGGGCTTCGTGAAGTCCCGCGATCAGCTGATGGATGTCGCCTACGATGATCAGGTCTACGTCGACGACCGGACCATCGACAGCCACATCAAGCGTCTGCGCAAGAAGATGCGCTCCGTCGACGATGAGTTCTCGGCGATCGAGACGCTCTACGGCATTGGCTACCGTTACAACGAAGAGTAA
- a CDS encoding phosphoenolpyruvate carboxykinase codes for MTDGRVNPDHTLETQGISGLGHVRYNLSEPQLMEAALSAGEGKLGRGGTLLVSTGKHTGRSPKDKFVVRTPSVEDTIWWENNPPMEPDAFGQLKSDMLEHMKGRDYYVQDLFGGADPAHRLDVRVVTELAWHSLFIRHLLRRPDAESLAAFTPDFTIINCPSFKADPDRHGCRSDTVIAINMDDKTILIAGTEYAGENKKSVFTLLNYILPEKNIMPMHCSANHAPGNPVDTAVFFGLSGTGKTTLSADPGRILIGDDEHGWSERGTFNFEGGCYAKTIGLDPKAEPEIYATTHRFATIIENMVYDQDSRKLDFEDDSLTANMRCAYPLHYISNASESALGGHPKNVIMLTCDAFGVLPPIARLTPAQAMYHFLSGFTAKVAGTERGVTEPQPTFSTCFGAPFMPRRPEVYGELLKSKIAKHGATCWLVNTGWTGGAYGDGSRMPIKATRALLTAALDGSLADAPFRKDPNFGFEVPTSVSGVPDLLLDPRRTWGDPSAYDAQARKLVDMFADNFAQYDSHIDDDVRAIALG; via the coding sequence ATGACCGACGGCCGCGTGAACCCCGATCACACCCTTGAGACGCAAGGTATCAGCGGGCTGGGCCACGTGCGGTATAACCTGAGCGAGCCGCAACTGATGGAAGCGGCCCTGTCGGCGGGCGAGGGCAAGCTGGGGCGCGGTGGCACGCTGCTGGTCTCTACCGGCAAGCACACCGGCCGCTCGCCCAAGGACAAATTCGTCGTCCGCACTCCATCGGTCGAGGACACGATTTGGTGGGAAAACAATCCCCCGATGGAGCCTGACGCCTTCGGGCAGCTCAAGTCCGACATGCTGGAGCACATGAAGGGTCGCGACTACTACGTGCAGGACCTGTTCGGCGGCGCAGACCCCGCGCACCGCCTGGACGTGCGGGTCGTGACGGAACTGGCTTGGCACTCGCTGTTCATCCGTCACCTGCTGCGCCGTCCCGATGCGGAAAGCCTGGCCGCTTTCACGCCCGACTTCACGATCATCAACTGTCCCAGCTTCAAGGCCGACCCCGACAGGCACGGCTGCCGATCCGACACCGTCATCGCCATCAACATGGACGACAAGACGATCCTGATCGCGGGCACGGAATACGCGGGCGAGAACAAGAAGTCCGTCTTCACGCTGCTGAACTACATCTTGCCCGAGAAGAACATCATGCCGATGCATTGCTCGGCCAACCATGCCCCAGGCAACCCTGTGGACACCGCCGTGTTCTTCGGCCTGTCGGGAACCGGCAAGACCACCCTGTCGGCCGATCCGGGTCGCATCCTGATCGGCGACGACGAGCACGGCTGGTCAGAGCGCGGCACCTTCAACTTCGAAGGCGGCTGCTACGCCAAGACCATCGGCCTCGATCCCAAGGCAGAGCCCGAGATCTACGCCACCACCCACCGCTTTGCGACGATCATAGAAAACATGGTCTACGATCAGGACAGCCGGAAGCTGGACTTCGAAGACGACAGCCTGACGGCGAACATGCGGTGCGCCTACCCGCTGCATTATATTTCTAATGCCTCCGAAAGTGCGCTTGGTGGCCATCCGAAAAACGTCATCATGCTGACCTGCGATGCGTTCGGCGTGTTGCCCCCGATTGCGCGACTGACCCCGGCGCAGGCGATGTATCACTTCCTGTCGGGCTTCACAGCCAAGGTCGCCGGGACCGAGCGTGGCGTGACCGAACCCCAGCCCACCTTTTCCACCTGTTTCGGCGCGCCCTTCATGCCGCGCCGTCCGGAAGTCTACGGCGAGCTTCTGAAATCCAAGATCGCCAAGCACGGCGCGACCTGCTGGCTTGTGAACACCGGCTGGACCGGCGGGGCCTACGGCGATGGCAGCCGGATGCCAATCAAGGCGACCCGCGCGCTGCTCACCGCCGCGTTAGACGGAAGTCTGGCTGACGCGCCGTTCCGCAAGGATCCGAACTTCGGGTTCGAGGTTCCGACCAGTGTGTCGGGCGTGCCCGACCTGCTGCTGGATCCGCGGCGCACCTGGGGCGACCCCTCTGCCTACGATGCGCAGGCTCGCAAATTGGTCGACATGTTCGCGGACAATTTCGCCCAATACGACAGCCACATCGACGACGACGTGCGCGCGATCGCGTTGGGCTAG
- a CDS encoding sulfite exporter TauE/SafE family protein: MMLDLLPPVTLALAIAITFFAGFVKGAVGFAMPLIMISGLSMVMDPLLALAGLLIPTAASNLLQVLRAGRAEAWDALRGFWRFIAAVCVMVFVSAQIVTAIPAQGMYLFIGVPVLTMSLLLLSGWQIRIADAYRLPADLGIGSLAGLIGGISGVWGPPTVLYLLALDTPRARMMAVQGVVFGLGGLMLLAGHLNSGVLNAQTFPFSLLLMAPAALGMWVGFRMGDRLDPARFRRWTLVVLVVAGANLIRRGIMG, encoded by the coding sequence ATGATGCTTGACCTACTGCCCCCCGTCACGCTGGCGCTTGCTATAGCCATCACATTCTTCGCGGGGTTCGTGAAGGGCGCGGTGGGATTCGCCATGCCGCTTATCATGATTTCCGGTCTGTCGATGGTGATGGACCCACTGCTTGCGCTGGCCGGGCTGCTGATCCCGACGGCGGCGTCGAACCTGTTGCAGGTGTTGCGAGCAGGCCGGGCAGAGGCCTGGGACGCCCTGCGCGGCTTCTGGCGCTTCATCGCGGCGGTCTGCGTGATGGTGTTCGTCTCTGCGCAGATCGTGACAGCGATCCCCGCGCAAGGGATGTACCTGTTCATTGGCGTGCCGGTGCTGACGATGTCGTTGCTATTGTTGTCGGGCTGGCAGATTCGGATTGCGGACGCCTATCGTTTGCCCGCCGACCTTGGGATCGGCAGTCTGGCGGGGTTGATCGGAGGGATCTCCGGTGTGTGGGGGCCGCCGACCGTTCTGTACCTGCTGGCCTTGGACACGCCGCGCGCGCGGATGATGGCGGTGCAGGGTGTGGTTTTTGGGCTGGGCGGGCTTATGCTGCTGGCCGGGCACCTGAACTCTGGCGTTCTAAACGCGCAGACCTTTCCTTTTTCGCTCTTGCTGATGGCGCCAGCGGCGCTGGGCATGTGGGTCGGGTTCCGCATGGGAGACCGGCTTGATCCGGCGCGGTTCCGGCGGTGGACCCTGGTGGTGCTGGTGGTCGCGGGCGCGAACCTGATCCGGCGCGGGATCATGGGCTGA
- a CDS encoding acyl-CoA dehydrogenase family protein, which translates to MPHDGQDRIETPAATLLDDLLTLTAKAVPVVEALQHSATAALRDCVVIDGRVSASALEAEQHAAHGLSWLATYTEALRQMQAWADKLTAEGTFGEVEALLHQIAFGEYLAQIKGGIPMSQTEILRLSALGIDAAPLDTPAIDTLIAKGNSPAARARLVALMRERSAEITVGRSGLDEELEMIREQFRRFSVDRVEPHAHGWHLRDELIPMEIIDEMAELGVFGLTIPEEYGGFGLSKASMCVVSEELSRGYIGVGSLGTRSEIAAELIICGGTEEQKQHWLPKLASGETLPTAVFTEPNTGSDLGALRTRAVKDGDDWTVTGNKTWITHAARTHMMTLLARTDPSTTNYSGLSMFLAEKTPGTDEAPFPDTGITGGEIEVLGYRGMKEYELAFDGFAVKGENLLGGEEGKGFKQLMETFESARIQTAARAIGVAQSALDVAMRYAEDRKQFSKSLIDFPRVSDKLAMMAVEIMVARQLTYFSAFQKDNGRRCDVEAGMAKLLGARIAWSAADNALQIHGGNGFALEYSVSRILCDARILNIFEGAAEIQAQVIARRLLDTRSN; encoded by the coding sequence ATGCCCCATGACGGACAGGACCGCATCGAAACGCCCGCCGCCACACTGCTGGACGATCTTCTGACGCTGACCGCGAAAGCCGTTCCCGTGGTCGAGGCGTTGCAGCACAGCGCCACCGCTGCCCTGCGCGACTGCGTTGTGATCGACGGGCGCGTCTCTGCCTCTGCCCTGGAAGCCGAACAGCATGCCGCGCACGGGCTGTCTTGGCTGGCCACCTACACCGAAGCCCTGCGCCAGATGCAGGCATGGGCCGACAAGCTGACCGCCGAAGGCACATTCGGAGAGGTCGAGGCCCTGCTGCACCAGATCGCGTTCGGCGAATACCTGGCGCAGATCAAGGGCGGCATCCCCATGTCGCAGACCGAGATCCTGCGCCTGTCTGCCTTGGGCATTGACGCCGCTCCGCTGGACACCCCGGCCATCGACACGCTGATCGCAAAAGGCAACTCCCCTGCCGCGCGCGCGCGCCTTGTCGCCCTGATGCGCGAGCGCAGCGCCGAGATCACGGTGGGCCGCTCTGGGCTGGACGAAGAGTTGGAGATGATCCGCGAGCAGTTCCGCCGCTTCAGCGTCGACCGGGTAGAGCCGCACGCTCACGGCTGGCACCTGCGCGATGAGTTGATCCCGATGGAAATCATCGACGAGATGGCCGAACTGGGCGTCTTTGGCCTGACCATCCCCGAAGAATACGGCGGCTTCGGCCTGTCCAAGGCCTCCATGTGCGTTGTCTCCGAAGAACTGTCGCGCGGGTATATCGGCGTCGGCTCTCTGGGGACGCGCTCGGAAATCGCCGCCGAACTGATCATCTGCGGCGGCACCGAAGAGCAGAAGCAGCACTGGCTGCCCAAACTGGCCAGCGGCGAGACCCTACCCACCGCCGTCTTTACCGAACCGAACACCGGATCCGACCTTGGCGCGCTGCGCACCCGCGCGGTCAAGGATGGTGACGACTGGACCGTCACCGGCAACAAGACATGGATCACCCACGCCGCTCGCACGCATATGATGACGCTGCTGGCCCGCACCGATCCCAGCACGACGAACTACAGCGGCCTGTCGATGTTCTTGGCGGAAAAGACGCCCGGCACCGACGAAGCCCCCTTCCCCGACACCGGCATCACCGGCGGCGAGATCGAAGTGCTGGGTTACCGCGGCATGAAGGAATACGAGCTGGCCTTCGACGGCTTTGCCGTGAAGGGCGAGAACCTTCTGGGCGGCGAAGAGGGCAAAGGCTTCAAGCAGCTGATGGAGACGTTCGAGTCCGCGCGCATTCAGACCGCCGCGCGTGCCATCGGCGTTGCGCAATCCGCGCTGGATGTGGCGATGCGCTATGCAGAGGACCGCAAGCAGTTCTCGAAATCGCTGATCGATTTCCCGCGCGTATCCGACAAGCTGGCGATGATGGCAGTCGAGATCATGGTGGCACGACAGCTCACCTACTTCTCGGCCTTCCAGAAGGACAACGGACGCCGGTGCGACGTCGAAGCGGGGATGGCCAAGCTTCTGGGCGCCCGCATCGCTTGGTCTGCCGCGGACAACGCGCTTCAGATCCACGGCGGCAACGGCTTTGCGCTGGAATACAGCGTCAGCCGCATTCTGTGCGATGCGCGCATCCTGAACATTTTCGAAGGCGCGGCAGAGATCCAGGCACAGGTGATCGCGCGCCGCCTCCTGGACACGCGCAGCAACTGA